From Aegilops tauschii subsp. strangulata cultivar AL8/78 chromosome 5, Aet v6.0, whole genome shotgun sequence:
ATCAAAGTTGCAGGCTCAAGAGCCTAAATATGAGTAAACCAAAAGAAGCTTAGTGTTTAGCATAtaataaatattaaatataaagcTAGCTTGATTTGAAAGAGGACAGTTAGTATTGAGAGTCTGAGACCCCACCTGTGCAGCTTCATCGATAACAACAACATCAAACAAAGCTTGCTCAGAGAAATTCCCATATTTCTTAGCTGAAGCAGTTTCCGAGCAAACTCCGTAAATATCACCTCCACACCCACTGAGCGTTGTCACAACAATCTCTGCTTCTCCAAGAATTGACTTCCTTACCTTGTGCTTAAGAGACTTGTTTTCATCAGCTATTTTCTTTTCACGTGCATGAGCAGTGGCAAGTTCTGAAGAAACTGCCCTTTTCTGTGTATATAAAATATTGAGCTTTGCACCAATTGCTTCATCAgaaacttcatccatctcatctTCATCGGGCACAGAAGATCCAGTTTCTGTCTTATCACCCTCcactagttttcgccgtgactcatAATATCTAATTCTGTCTACAACCTTCTCCAACCTAGCCCTAAGTGAACCAGAGGATTCGCCATCCGATGAAATTTTGGATTCATCATTAATCTTTAACTCGTCTGACAACCTTTGTTCAACAAGTGTGTCAATAAAGAAAGGAATTGAATTAGGATGAACTGTCTTTGCATTACCAACCCTCACTATATAAGGTCTATACAGCTTTCCTTCAGTATCATACAATCCATTACTGAGTCTTGACACAAGTTCATCAACTGCCGCATTTGACTGCGCACATATTAGAGCCCTTCCTCTTGAAAGGATGCCTTTTGAAAGCCGTTCTGTCCTTGGGTTTTCTCTCTGGGAATCCTTTATCTGTTGTTTAGCCAGGGCTGCATCCTGCCAAGCTCTAGCTACTGCAGCAGTTTGACTAATCTTTGTTCTTGGCTTGGTAAATTCAGCACTAGCCTGGGATTCATTTCTTGGTAAATTGTAAGAGTTGTCGGCATGTAAAGAAAGCAATGCACTCACGATCGCAACGATAGTTTTTGTTTTACCTGTACCTGCAGGAAACACAAGCATAAAATACCTTTTCTGGTGGCTGGACTTACTAAAAATTGTGAATAGGGATCAAAACAACAAACCTGGAGGGCCCTGAATAAGAGACAGATCACATTTTGTTTTCGAGCTTGCTGACCCAATGGCAATACTTACAGCTTGGAGCTGGCTGTCATTGTATGAAGACTTCAATACTTTCCGCAGAGGGCGTGCAAGTTTATCAAGATACACTTTTACAGATTCATGGTTGGTTGCAGTACATGAAACAGGATTCAGGATTACTGGAAGCACTGGGATGTCATTTAATGATGATAGAGCACTGAATTCTCGGAGTTGAGGAGTCATGCTCAAAACCCGATTCAAGAACCATTTACTTCTTTCAACAAGAAGCCGTTTCACTTTATTTAAACGTGGAATCTCATTCGAGAGGTAGAACTTTATTACAATAATTAAAGCCTTATTTTTGTCACTCTCACGCCGATCCACCTAGAGAACAGTAAATACATTAGGAAAGACCTACAAAATTAGATTATTAGAACATTGAACTTTTGTGCGCAACAGTAATACCTTTCCAAGCACATGGACTTGCTGTCCAGAGCTTTTCAGTGGATCCTTGGTAAGCAGTATTAGATCATTCTCTATACACCCTTTAGATTTGACACACACTGTGTTCTCAGCACGTCCACGAACAACAAGAAACTCATCAACTCTTTCAACTGAGAGTATAGAAATAGAGCCGCACATCATATCTTCAGGAGGGGTTTCAACATAAGCATTCTGCAACTGAGCTTTGAACTCTTCTATAACAAGTGGCTGGAAAATCTCAACATATTGAGCTTGTGAATCAAAGCAGACAGGAATTTGTTTTAAAGCAGGTTTCTTTACTGTCTCGGAAGAAGATAGCCCGACAATAGCAAAGTAATCCATTTCCAATATATTCTTAAACCAACTGTCCAGCTTAGGAGGACTAAAACGTCGGAAACTGGTATCCGGTCTGCCAGAAGACTGTCTCCTTTCAGCAGGCAACTGAAGTTGAACTATTTGCCTTTTAGGAATTAATATGGCAGACTTTGTTACACGAATTTGTGGTCTTCTGTAATTATCAAGTGCATGCTCTAAgggatcatcttcatcatcagACATATCTCTGAAAATTGACTTAAATTTGCATACATCCGATGACAAATTTGGACGGGATGGTTGAGTAGTGGCACTAACAGATGATTTAACCTTGTTTGGTAAAAGGGAAGTACTATTTTTATTGGCTGGAACACTTGGCATCTTTGTTCCACCTAATCCTTTTGAGGCAGCACGTGTGCCTCTATTCTCCGTCGATACAGGTCTTGAAGAGGCACTAATATCACTGCGTGTCTGCTGTTTTAAGGACACATGTTTATCTTCAACTGGCATTGTTTGTACAGAGGGATTTTTTAACAGATCTGAAGAAGTAAATCCGTCATTCTCCTTCACTGAAGACAAAACCTCCTCACCAATGACATCATCTGTAGGCAAATTTTCTTCACTGTCTGAAAGAAGAATTATGTGTTCGGTGTCTGACGCGTGAGAGGGCTTCATGGCCTCAAGATTGTCCCGACCAGTATGTCTCTCCTGATCTGTGTGCCTAATCAGAGAAGGGATGGTTTCAACTGATTTTGTGGGCACCTTCTTGAACACCGCAAGATTAAGATTAGAAATTCTCCCTTTAAGTTCATCCATATCAATTACATCTGAAAGGAAGATAAAAGTAATTACCAAACATTTGGTGAAACTCCTAAAAGTCCAGAATTCAATTTAAAAACATAAAGTTCTAACCGTGTGAAATGGTATCACCAAGATCTTCAATGTAGCGTTGAATGGTGTCACCATGTGAACCCTTTAATATTTTAAATAAAGATAGCATGCACTGTTTCCAGTGTCTGCTGATCACAAGCAGAGATGATTTCCCCCAGTTAATCAAGTGAAAAAGCCATGTCATATCACTAGGGTCTGGAACCAGTGTCGTCATACTGAATGGCTCAGCACAATATGAGTTGACTCTGTTGTAGACTAGGGGAAGCAACTCAAGCACTCGAACACATGATATCTGAAACAAAACTGCAGATATGAAGAGGCAAAAAAAAAGGATACACCTACTGATGTTACAAGATATTACGGCCGTACATATGTACCTGACATTGTTTGGTATTTATTAGCTCCTCTCCCTTTATCAGGCATGTGGAAATTAAAGGCCAGAGAGTTGCTGAAAGCAAAGTGCTGAACTTCTCCCAGGAAATAATATCTACAGCATGTTCTGGTGGGGTAATTGGTACATTTGAAAATGGTTGACGCAAGAAACCACCTTCAGAAGGTTTTGCTGGCTGTGGAATTGAAGGCTGTTGAGCAATGTCCTCCTTGATTAATTTGCATATGACAAAAAACAAGTGATGAAGACTATGAAAATCTGCCAAAAGTGACTGCCTTTCCACCTGGAATTACAAAGAAGGAATTATCATGATTATTTTCAGCTTCAACAGAAAACACCGACAGAATGGGGTAAAAAGCAAGGGATATTCAAATGTTCCCTCAATCCCCAAAACTGAACAATGCTATATTCCTTCATAACTTGGAAACAATCAAGACACTTTGAAACATTAAGTAAATCTTAGCATGTGGTTCAAGTCAAGGTTCTGTTTCCTGCCGCAGCATTAACCGGTGCCCTACACTTCTCAAACACGCACACAAATTGTGTCATTTTGTATTAGAAGAAAATGTCAAGATGATGCCAGATTTCTTATACTGGACTTCAAATGTTTTATACCATACATGCAGTCTTAAAGTTTAtttaaaattcaaatatgaacctTTATATTTCAAAACTCAAATAGTCTGGAAGTGTCCACAACTCCACATcccctccctcttcctctttTTAGAACATATATGTGATAACCTCATTTTTTTTGTCCAGCAAGAAATGCTCACCATGTTCTGCAAACAAGTATAAGAGATACTAGAATACAGGTTTAGGAATGTATTGCTGCGCGGCATTTAGTTCCACAACCACACCATGTCATCTATTTGTTGTGTCGCAAGACTTTGTTCTTGTTGATGGTTGCAATTTGGATGTGTGCATCCGAAGTTGGCTTTGTTTCGACTTTTCACAACCATGACAAGTTGGAACACAAAAACTAGTTGCCAGTTTGAGTTTTCAGAGAGATCTGTATTAGCATCTAATCACATATGTTCATGAATGATTTAATCATTCTATTCAAGTTAGCAATGTTATGCGGGCCAGCCCATCAAAATGGAGTATTGTGCCTTAATTAGGGTCCTAGTTGATTAAGCAAGTTTGTTAGCAAAGAGTTGAATCAGTTTAGAGATGGTATTAGAGTTTGAAGACTTACCAGCTTGACGATCAAGTCTGGTCTACTATATAAAGGGAACGACCCCTCTCAATAAAGCAGAGAAGAATATTGTCGTTTACTTCTATCTACTTTACAGTAATTAGGGCTACTCGGCAGTAGATCCTACCAGCAAGATCTGTGTACAAATATTCCGAGTTGTTTACAAGGTTTTTTAGATCATATGCCGTTATGCGCTGGTTTATAGTCAATAATCAGATAACTACCGCCTGGTAACTCATACTATTCAATTCAAATTTGGAATTTGATCCATTGCTACCAGAAGCCAGAACCAGCTTGGAAGCAACCAGGTGAAATATGAAACCTCAGTTTATGCTCCAATTCCAAACTAGTTCCAATGACTAAAAAATAATATACAGTCAAACATTACCAGCTGCACTGCATATCTTAGACCGACGAAAACAGCAGACAGTGAAGATGCACTCGAGCACAGAAATTGAAGCCCAGGAGTCAAACCCCGTGCTTGGGATACATGTTCCATGACAGCCCTCCCTGCTTGCCGCACATTCTGCATCAAGTACAGTACTGAGTAATACACTACTGCTAAATACTTATATGTACCAGGGATAGTATGGAAGACGATGGTAATGCTCTTACATCATTGGGATCAACTAGTGCCAAAATCAAGCTTTCCGCCATCATTGGTTCCCATGTCCATTGCTTTTGAAGCCCACATTGCTCAATTTGCATGATGACACGGATTGCAAATCTAAAAGATATTAATATCATGTAAGTATGATATACCAGGGAAATTTAGGGCTTAAGGTTTACAATCAGTAAAAGATATGACATGGCAAGATCTTGATATAATTCAGGAACACAAACTCAGATCACAAGGGATGAAACAGTGATCAACAAAATGGAGCCAACCTTTTAAATATTCTCAATAACAGGGTACCAAATTTTGACACCTTGAGAGTATTGATGCAATCCTTCCCACCTCCACCATCATCAGCACCATTTGGAACTTGCCATGAAAATGTTGACGAGACTTCTCCAGCATGTGACGATAACCAATCATTTACAGGCACTGACAAGTCCATAGCTAACCCAGGCTCCAAAATAGAAATATGAGATAGAGCCCAAAACACTGCTTTCGAAAAAGCCATAGGCAGTTTAGAGGGTTCCAACTGAACCATTACCAGATACCATAACAAAGGGACACATGTCCAATCCTTGCATCCCCTAAATGTCAACTTGTTCAGAGCTCTGAAATCACTCCAACAGCTGTACTCCTTCTCCGCAGTATCATCTGCAAAAGGCAATTCATCCTCGTCCTCGACAAACATGACAGAGTTGCTTGAATCACCCTTTGTGGCAGACTCATACTTCAGTTTAAAGGAAATCAAGGCAGAAGCATCAGAAACTATGAGAATATTGATGAGATCAAACGCAGGTTGGCGCAGAGAACTATGCAAGGATGTATCATTTAACGAGCAtatcaaagatggtcccctgttTTCACAAAATCAAGGTCAGTGGATGCCAGGCGACAAACAGAAAAACTAAGCTGGCCTTAAAATAGGTATAAAGAGTGGAATGCCAGAAGCAGTCTGCTAGAAATAAATTAGTGATCTTCTCAAATTTAATCAGGGAGCAATGACATTGGGGAAATGCATGTACTTTCAAACAACAATTTTTAAACAGTAAGTAAAAAACAAAGGCTCTGCATTCTGCTAATATATTAAAACGTCATGTCCAACAGTTTGTTATGTCTAAGGCTAATTAGAGAAGACATTTAACATACTTGAATTACATTTTTCAGATTGGTAGGAATTGCCAGCATGATTGCTGTCTACAACTATTAGTTAATAATCCCTCGATGCGTATTGTTGGCAGCAGTACGCTCTTCATCAGGCAACATGGCTTGTTGGGTCTGGCAGGAACATTTTAGATAAGTTTTGGGTATGGATGGTTTGATAATTGAGACAAATAGTAGTATGATCTTTTAGAACATGTAGTAAAACTGCTTTTAGTCCGTAACAAGTACCAATGTGTGGGCATTGTGCAATTTATTTGAGATTTCACAGACCGCAGATGGAGAGATTTTAGAAGCTTGATTGTCATCAGTACGTGATATGTTGGAAACCAGGCTAGCTATAATACAACAATATAATACTCGCACAGCAGAAACATAATCAACAGCACAAGAATTCTACGAACCACCGGTGTATGGCATAAAAAGGCTTCAACGAACTATTAGATTGTGTCACACCCTCTACACTCACAATACGTGACCTAATAGATTGTGTCAAAGTCTCAAAGATAAGTACTGTTTGGTCATTACCACATATGGGCACATTCCGAGGCTGGGCAAGGAGGGTTCATTGTGTAGCCTCTTTGCACAATAAGAAGAGCAATCTGGAAGGAAATAGGTAAAAGGTATCAATAGCGTCAGGTAATAATCGTATATAATACCAGTAACCAAAATTACGTCCAATCAATAAAGTTTGAACTGTTAAGAAATGCATTTGCTGGCTAGATCTAGATCATTTCGTGCGGCTATTGATCATACTGTTCATACTATAAGGGTAATATTGCATCAAACAATGTAGCAGCATGGCATCACCATTTCTTAGAATCCCACAAGTATGTGCAGCTGTAAATGCATAGCATAAAAGCTTTGTGCCTATTCTGACATGAATCTACATTGTTTCTATTATGATTTCATCAGACATGCCACTTTCAAAATTAATGGTCTAGGCACTGAAAACAGGACTTTCTTGCATTGGAATGTATAGCTGGTATATAAAACATTTCAAATTTGGTGCATAAATTTGTATGAATATATCATGCAGAAGGTTAATTTTATTATGGAATTTCCAGAAACAGACAGAGTTCATGCACACAAATCTATACAATGTAATCTCACCAAAGCACAATTAAGAAGCACTACATCAATACAATAAACAGTTAACTTGCCAACAAAGGTGGCATAGCCTGCACATATTTGAAAAGGACTTGAATGACGCACAAGAAATTGTAGAACTACTCTTTTTGAGGGAAAAACTGTAGAGAAGGCCCCGATAGTGTAATGTAAAGCGCTCACACATCCAAAGGTTTAAGTTTGACCGAGAACTCGACCAACATaatgtgaattatgcaacacAATGGTGATATCATCAGAAAATGCTTCGGAATACAAGTCTAATAATATGTTTTGTGTCACATAAGACATAACCAACATTTCATCGGTGTGATTCTCCGTGAAACTTGAATCCTAGACGTGTGTGTGCCTCATATTTTTGAAATAGAGGGGATGATATTATAAATAGAAAAGACTATATGTACAAGGCAAAGGGGATGTGGAGGAAGTGACAAGCAAGGCTGGGACTGAACTATGAAACAGCAGAAGAATCAGTCAAGCCCTTGAGGAGGGTTGTAGACCCCCTTGACTCTAAGAGATTGAATACGAAACTCTTTCCTGGCAGGTGCGACAAAGATATAACACTAGGGGGAATATTGTCGGAGATGCACTCCTTTGCTTCCAAATACGCAAGAGGCTCATCAAGGAACCTAGTTCCATGGAAACAAGAGTTTCCATGTCTACTAAGACATTTCGTAGATCATTCCTCGGTCCCCACTAAATGGCAATCTGATTCCAGCAATTGTAGAACTACTCGAAATGGTTCATAGCCAGTATTCTAAGAAAACATGTCCTAACTGGTTCATGTGGATTAGACGAATAGTTATTTCTATGGTGGATGGATAGTGGTTACTGATCCCATAAAAAATATAATAAAAGGCTCCAAAGACACTTCTATTGATCCTTTTGACCACCCACTTCATCACCAGATGCAGTGAATTCCATGATACCACACTCGGCAGAGTTATAAATACGATCGACTGTAAAAGTATTGAGGTAGATCATACTTCATTTGTTCCAAAATCACTCCCTCATTTAGGTCTTTCAAAAGAGAAGGATGAATTAATACAACAGTCCACCACACGACGTTGGTGTGAAATATATTCTCGGCCATCAATCAAACACAGTTCGTCTAATGTGCTAATGTTGTTGCTCCTTTATTGCCTCCCCTTTATCTAGCCGTTAGTTATATTATTTGCAGATTAGAACTATAATTTTAAACCCAGAGCGATATTCAAATAGTCCAAAGTCTCAAACAAGCTATTGATAGCCAGAAAAATAATGAGGCAGTACAGGAACATAAGTTTCTGCGAGCATTTGCATTGAATTTTTAAGAACTAAAGAAGTAAAGAGCCATCAAAAGAAGTTAACCTTAGTAGCATTTTTTCTCATCAGTGCACTGAAATTACTACTCCGAGTTACTTGATGAAGAAGAAAATACAGAATATTCCTCCGTTGCTTCTCATGTTCGCCATCTTGTAGAGCTTCAAGGGACTGCATAATGCACAAAGGAATTAACTTATCATAATTCATCAAGATGTGGAAGATAAGAGGGCCACTTCATAACGAAAGAGCAACAGACATGCCTGAAGAAACGGGATGAAAAGATCGAAAATTTCTTTGTGACTTTTCTCATCTCGAGTGTGAAAACACTGACCCAATAATGTGTTCCGAATAACACTAGGTGATAGCGTTGTTCTCAACCAAAGTTTGCAGCCTAAAACAAAGGTGCGTAGTTATGCAAAGGTGCAGGCTTAGCATACTCATAGGCCATCAGGAACTCAATAACTACActtaccaagcatttcaaatgatgCTTTGAGGCAACTAACAGCACATGATAAATCGAATCCGTCATCACTGACATGGTTAAGTACAATATTCAGGAAGATAGGGTATTTCTCCAAGATTCCATCTTCAAAAGCAGGTGCCTCGAGAAATCCAAGGCTGCAGACATACTCAATATATTAACAGATGCAATATCTATTATATATGAAAACATAACTAGTCATGCAATTCATGTGTTAAACTTACATACAGTGATTTAAATCCAAGCCAAACATCAGCCCTTTGGAGCTGCACCCTGGGCCTTGAAGATTCTGGAGTAGATGGAAGAACTTCAGCATCCAAGAAATTGATGTACTTTTGCAGTAAGGGTTGCAGTGGTTCCAGGTCAACCGCTTTCCTGCAAATGATTGATAAAGCAATTACAGACAGTATATAGTTATTATTTATTAAAATCAGACAGTGTTATGCCAAACCCAAAATGCTTATCCTGAAAGGATAGTTTTAGCACTTGATCAACTACTCATGTTGAGTTAAACAGGTGAGATTTCACCAAAATTAAGACTCTTTATTAGATTAATAGAATTAATGTTCTAGGCTGTTGAAGGTTGTGTAAAAGACAAGTCATACAGAAAAGTATGCTTTTGAAGGGCATATAATCAGATAGGAAAGAAGCATTTGGATATTGGAGAATAGAAGACGACCCAAAATCAAATGATATCATCTAATACTTCCTCTGTTCCCAATATAGTGTGTACATCAGCGTTAATAATACCGAATAAATACAATATAAAAGTATGTTCCATGGTCTATCTAATGATACATCTATACAcactatattttggaacggatggAGTACATTTTATTTGTGAATTTGGTCTTGGCAACATGTCCTGAAAGAAAAATTGGTAGCACTACTACCTGTCTTAATTATTGTGAGGCGCTAAAAATGACCAATACATGGAAGGAGATTAGTTTCCTTAAGCTTAGTTTTTGTTGTTAGCCCGTTACCTACCCAGCACTGTCTAATATAGAAATTCAATTTTAGACAGTACAGAGAAGATATGTATGAACAAAATGCACTTTCCACAAGATACTCACCTTAATAAGAACAATACATTGATTTAGCATGTTGTCATATTTCATTTAGGGCTGGTACCTCTTAAGGGCTTGAGAAGTACAGACTAACATGGATTTCAAGGCTGCAAGTGTAAGGTTTATtaacaactactccctctgttcctaaatataagtctttctaggatttcaatacaaactacatacggatgtatatagacatattttagagtgtagattcatccattttgctccgtatgtagtccgtagtgaaatctctaaaaagacttatatttaggaacggagggagtatgaccAAACCAAAAACAGGATCATCAACCACATGCTTGATAGCTCTGGGCACAGTTTATTACTTTTGCCTAGTTAAAGCCTACATTGCACAACAACTTCCGTGAAACAAAACAAACATGAAAATGGCAGGTACGTCACCTTAATTTCCCCATGGATCGGGATAAGCGAAGACCAATAGCCCGAGCTTTACCACTTTTGAAGAAAAGTAATGCGTAAACACCCTACATTGTAAGTTTAACCATGGTGTGAGAAACTATATTTCaagcaataagcaaaaaataatTGGTGACGAGCAGAAAACTGTACTTGATTGTTTGAAACGACTGAGTGAGACATTACTTGTAGTGTTATGAGCATACATCAATGGAAAGAAGCAACTTACAGGATATTGCTGATTAGTTGAAAGGCTCACTTCATATGATTCATCAATTGTTTCAATGAACTTCTGGAACTGATTAGCCAGTGATTGGTCATCTAATAGAACAGGATACATCAAAACCTGTAAATAGATTAAAACAACAGTTTATCATGATCGCCATGAAACTTAAGCCTGAAAACTATGTGACTGTTTACACAAAGAGATATGATTCATCGTATACTGATTTTGACCACTTTGCACATCAAAAATCAGCTAATTTGGTAAGTGCAGAACTTTCCAAAAAAAACTGCACATCGGTGCATACAAACAGCCCTCTGTATGGCATGCGCTGAGCATTTCATGTAGGGCTCTTTTGATGCGCGTCTTACATATCTCAAAAGCAATTAGGGAGAAAAACAATGCTGAATAAATACTAGCGAGGGTAGATATTCTCCAATAGTGCTGTCACTGGTGTATGGTTACAAAGGCATACTTCATGCTGATATTTGTCAGAAAAATAAGCCTGGCAATAAAAGTTTATAGATATGTTTCACAGGGCAATCGGTACTGTTAATGTTGCATAAGAGGAGGGGGGGAAAGTATAACATAAATGGAACATACTTCGAACATTATGCAAACAACTTCTGCACCATGACAGGAAGGGTCATATTCCTTAAGCTGAATCATTGCATTTATCTTTTCTAGGTGCTTCGTAACCCTCTCTTCATCAAGATGCCGTAATACTTTCTGGAGGGGGTCAATACTACCTGACCGACATTCAATATCAAAAGATTCCTGTGCCTGGTGGTGTTCACACACACACTGTGTACAAATGCCCAGTTCTTGAGAAATCCGTGACCATATTGTTCTAACGAGTGAGTTTTCCTGCTCATCAAAGTAACCATGGAACATTTCTAAAAAAGGTCCCATAATATCAGCATATCCACACCAAATATGCTCTTCTTTTGGCAAACTTTCTAGAAAATCAAAACAATGTGAAAACCTGCAGGTGATTCAAAAAATCAAGTTAAGTTTTGTTAGGATCATCAGAGAAATTATCAATTTTAAAGAGTATCATCAACTAGCTACTAAAATAAATGAGAAACTCTTGACTCCAAAAATAAGGCATGTTGCAGGGAAAAGAACAAATTCACCCGTTTCCACTATTTTGGTGTTCCAATGCAAGTCAGTTCCCAGTATAGACCATATACCGAAACTTTAATCAAAGTACCAGGACACAATTTCTTCACAACTGGACAAACTGAAGCCTCTATCACTACTGGCTAGATATTATTTCAAGCTGCTTTCTTAATGTAGAAAAAAGTAGCAACGGTAGTTTTGTTTTCCTGGAAACACCATTAGAGGAGTACATAAACAAGAACTCATGATATGTGGGATGGAGTTGACAAGTTGAATCTAGATCCTTGAATTTGGTATCCAAGAAGTGGTCTATTTTTGGAGTATTCTATCAGTTGATGGCCAGCTATAACATTTTGAATTTCAAATTAATCTCCCTACAAGAACTTCTGTAGTCAAACCCAACAAGTCTACATTGTAATCATTCAGTTTTGCATATCAGAAGCGCATGCACAATATATCATTTGGACTCCAAACTTGGTGCCCACAGGACTACTTTTGTGTGCATTGTAAATATGCTGAAGAATGTGATTTCCAAACTCCAAACTTCACAATTCCTATCAACCCAGAATAGTAACTGTAGACTTCCAAAAGGCACGAACTCCACAGTATCAATGCTCCTACTCGCGTTGTCAATAAACTCTAAAGTCTGCAGGAGTTCTCACCCCACATCATAGGCGCATAGCTAGCTCTATCTGGGTTACCTAATCCAACCGAGAACAAATTCAGAGGCTCGCCACCACGCAGCTATGCTGCCTAATCCCCATCAGCGCAAGCATTACTACTGCATTGCATTGCTCGTCCCAACCGGCGGTACCCTAAACCTGGGCCGCGACCACTAAACCCGCGCGATTCATTCGTGGAGCGGGGAGCGACTAGGGGCGGAGGGCCGTACCACTGCTCCTTGGCCTGgttgaggcggcggcggcgatggttGGCCGCGGACGGCTCGCCGCGGTCGTCGTACGCCTCCTCGTCCTCCTGGATCCCGCGCCACTGGTCGAGCAGCAGGCCCCGCCGCGCCGCCCCCATCGCCGCGTGCGGCGGCGGGTGATCGGCGGCGGGACGGCCGGGGGTCTCTTCGTAGGGTtccggtggtggtggcggcggcggcgatgccgCGCGCGCGAGACACGAGACGAGGAAACGGTGTAGTGGGCTCCGAAGCCGAAATGCGATTGAAGGAAAAGAGAATCGATTGTGACTAGAAAAGTTTATAGAGAGTCGGCGGTGCGCCTCGCAGATTTCCTGGAGTTTTCGGTGCTCCGAATTGTTGGGGAAATTTTACGTCAGGAGGCGCTGCCGCCCAGGGTCACTCGTGGGGAAATCCCTTGTTGCACTATTACGGCAAACGGCAGCCCCATCCCGCATGATTGCCCAGCATCTACAACCGAGTTAATTGCATAAAATTATCACACTTCGACGCGTCGTAATGAATGGTATCCCTAGTCATATTTTTTGCAAGTCAGTATCAACTTTCGGACTAAGTGTTGCAAAACGGTCTGACAGCCGTATAAGCATGTATTGACCGTGTATCTGATCGAGCGGCCCCACCTGTCAGGTGACACGCTGGCCAACCCGCGCGCGCCGCTCCGCTGAGtaggacgaagccggctcggtcATTGTAACTGGCTGGGCCGGGTCGAACCAAGCCACCCACCGCACCCTCTCCCTCGGTTTGCCGCGTCGCCCTCGTCTCTCCCATTTGTCACCGCTCGTCGCGCAATCCACCGCCACCATTGTCGCGCCATGGTGTTCGAGGATGAGAGCAGCGACGACTCCAACCTGCAGTACATCAACTCCTCCAACAACGGCATGCAGTACCAGGTCAGTGGtagagctagggttag
This genomic window contains:
- the LOC109768180 gene encoding uncharacterized protein isoform X2, translating into MLKFFHLLQNLQGPGCSSKGLMFGLDLNHCILGFLEAPAFEDGILEKYPIFLNIVLNHVSDDGFDLSCAVSCLKASFEMLGCKLWLRTTLSPSVIRNTLLGQCFHTRDEKSHKEIFDLFIPFLQSLEALQDGEHEKQRRNILYFLLHQVTRSSNFSALMRKNATKIALLIVQRGYTMNPPCPASECAHMWGPSLICSLNDTSLHSSLRQPAFDLINILIVSDASALISFKLKYESATKGDSSNSVMFVEDEDELPFADDTAEKEYSCWSDFRALNKLTFRGCKDWTCVPLLWYLVMVQLEPSKLPMAFSKAVFWALSHISILEPGLAMDLSVPVNDWLSSHAGEVSSTFSWQVPNGADDGGGGKDCINTLKVSKFGTLLLRIFKRFAIRVIMQIEQCGLQKQWTWEPMMAESLILALVDPNDNVRQAGRAVMEHVSQARGLTPGLQFLCSSASSLSAVFVGLRYAVQLVERQSLLADFHSLHHLFFVICKLIKEDIAQQPSIPQPAKPSEGGFLRQPFSNVPITPPEHAVDIISWEKFSTLLSATLWPLISTCLIKGEELINTKQCQISCVRVLELLPLVYNRVNSYCAEPFSMTTLVPDPSDMTWLFHLINWGKSSLLVISRHWKQCMLSLFKILKGSHGDTIQRYIEDLGDTISHDVIDMDELKGRISNLNLAVFKKVPTKSVETIPSLIRHTDQERHTGRDNLEAMKPSHASDTEHIILLSDSEENLPTDDVIGEEVLSSVKENDGFTSSDLLKNPSVQTMPVEDKHVSLKQQTRSDISASSRPVSTENRGTRAASKGLGGTKMPSVPANKNSTSLLPNKVKSSVSATTQPSRPNLSSDVCKFKSIFRDMSDDEDDPLEHALDNYRRPQIRVTKSAILIPKRQIVQLQLPAERRQSSGRPDTSFRRFSPPKLDSWFKNILEMDYFAIVGLSSSETVKKPALKQIPVCFDSQAQYVEIFQPLVIEEFKAQLQNAYVETPPEDMMCGSISILSVERVDEFLVVRGRAENTVCVKSKGCIENDLILLTKDPLKSSGQQVHVLGKVDRRESDKNKALIIVIKFYLSNEIPRLNKVKRLLVERSKWFLNRVLSMTPQLREFSALSSLNDIPVLPVILNPVSCTATNHESVKVYLDKLARPLRKVLKSSYNDSQLQAVSIAIGSASSKTKCDLSLIQGPPGTGKTKTIVAIVSALLSLHADNSYNLPRNESQASAEFTKPRTKISQTAAVARAWQDAALAKQQIKDSQRENPRTERLSKGILSRGRALICAQSNAAVDELVSRLSNGLYDTEGKLYRPYIVRVGNAKTVHPNSIPFFIDTLVEQRLSDELKINDESKISSDGESSGSLRARLEKVVDRIRYYESRRKLVEGDKTETGSSVPDEDEMDEVSDEAIGAKLNILYTQKRAVSSELATAHAREKKIADENKSLKHKVRKSILGEAEIVVTTLSGCGGDIYGVCSETASAKKYGNFSEQALFDVVVIDEAAQALEPATLIPLQLLKSKGTKCIMVGDPKQLPATVMSGLASKFLYECSMFERLQRAGYPVIMLTKQYRMHPDISRFPSLHFYENKLLDGAQKAEKSVPFHDHSCLGPYMFFDIADGRERAGTSAAAQSLSNQFEADAALEILSFLKNRYPADFSCRKIGIITPYRSQLSLLRSRFTSFFGPEIVAEMEINTVDGFQGREVDILVLSTVRASNSSGDRHHTGEARSIGFVADVRRMNVALTRARFSLWIVGNARTLQTNSHWASLLQNAKERNMLISVQKPYSLIFQNVHGTTHSHLKQQKENEKADMTNSRTVNAQLHKEHVRHADSATEKIGKSLREDQAKQASRWDQKTRKTRDSTLRKFSQENEATTQNDDMRATKGSLKQDIDQDSVMRKQGAEKKLSVQNVNQLELAKRLATGDPHDGSHVRKQRELNKPVSENADMETDKALFKHGPSENPKVRLHNYDKKAANQNNDMGTIKGSSKHDSVVKSVAKQDDGSSSAQHCEMQNLIQKAKGARKFSETPRFSNSNKEGSLLKDDAVSELANRNSGTGPPTIPDMKKNKVKGARKFTEQPRSGNSNQVDPSVSSHFDGTSSHIRDLTTSQAAKQTVTSQKDQIAARKRQREDVESLLSSALISSKKPKKKQK